A genome region from Salvia splendens isolate huo1 chromosome 19, SspV2, whole genome shotgun sequence includes the following:
- the LOC121778625 gene encoding glutaredoxin domain-containing cysteine-rich protein CG12206-like, which yields MNSTTSPPLSLKHHHHLIPTTSQQPSKQQVQRNLRPYASKSSGFLLKSVANRCQTCKGQGAVDCKGCKGTRKNKKNGNIFERWKCFYCQGFGLRSCPVCGKGGLT from the exons ATGAACTCCACCACCTCTCCACCACTCTCACTCAAACACCACCATCACCTTATCCCGACCACTTCACAGCAGCCCAGTAAGCAACAAGTGCAAAGAAACCTCAGACCATATGCATCAAAATCAAGCGGCTTCTTACTCAAATCA GTGGCAAATAGGTGCCAAACATGTAAAGGACAAGGTGCAGTAGATTGTAAAGGCTGCAAG GGGACGAGGAAGAACAAGAAGAACGGAAACATCTTCGAGAGGTGGAA GTGCTTCTACTGCCAGGGGTTCGGGCTCAGGAGCTGCCCGGTCTGCGGGAAAGGTGGATTGACATGA